In a single window of the Tellurirhabdus bombi genome:
- a CDS encoding DNA-packaging protein, giving the protein MNDRIMAAPTGNKFAVGNSGGRPPIYADATVLTEKIIEFFEWCKGESHTETRTRTKIDKETKQPIIEDYDIVVWDRLPEQPNITNLALFLGFDSRQSFYDYGNIEEFSYTIKRARLAIENYYEDHLLGDSATGAIFALKNFGWNDKTQLEHSGKDGGPIEHSRKVNYDDLTDEELEIIIARGKPTQ; this is encoded by the coding sequence TTGAATGACAGAATTATGGCCGCGCCGACGGGAAATAAGTTTGCTGTAGGAAATAGTGGGGGGAGGCCTCCGATATATGCTGATGCGACAGTTTTGACTGAAAAGATTATAGAGTTTTTTGAGTGGTGCAAGGGGGAGTCCCACACTGAAACTAGAACGAGAACCAAAATCGATAAGGAGACTAAACAGCCCATTATTGAAGACTACGATATTGTAGTTTGGGACAGGCTACCCGAGCAGCCGAATATAACAAATTTGGCTTTGTTTTTAGGCTTTGATTCAAGGCAGTCTTTTTATGATTACGGCAACATTGAAGAGTTTTCTTACACTATAAAAAGGGCGAGACTAGCGATTGAAAACTACTATGAAGATCACCTTCTTGGAGACTCGGCAACAGGTGCCATTTTTGCTTTAAAAAACTTCGGATGGAATGACAAGACTCAACTCGAACACTCTGGTAAAGATGGAGGTCCGATTGAACACAGTAGGAAAGTAAACTACGACGATTTAACCGACGAAGAATTAGAAATCATTATCGCCCGTGGTAAGCCCACTCAGTGA
- a CDS encoding terminase large subunit, protein MVSPLSEIQIAESKLAERAYARRNFRNFVPVVRPGYDMRWFHRVIADELQKVYERKTRKLMIFVPPQHGKSELSTRSFPAWVLGKNPNEKIAIVSYAAGIASKFNRDIKRRMEISAYRNLFPKTRLSDGRDGYTKNNLEFEIVGADGYGYSVGVEGALTSKTVDMGIIDDPVKDRQDAQSLTIRENTWDFYTDVFETRLHNESVQVLIQTRWHDDDLSGRLLVRDGIYSEYNPTGWRVVSFPALRTEDQNDFDPRPVGVALWPERHSQEKIEKIKKDSPVTFNALYQQDPKPSLDALVYPNWLQCEAFPKYCNRVVYGLDFGFTNDPTALVRVGVDRKACYLEELIYQTGLTTSKLAELMKAIGIKPYDLIIADSEEPKTIAELQQLGFTVLPAIKGPGSLNAGINKMNEYQVWYTAASSHIAKESKRYQWVMVGNKPTNIPVEGHDHALDAARYAVYTLFKQDSFGEIEVY, encoded by the coding sequence GTGGTAAGCCCACTCAGTGAAATACAGATAGCCGAATCGAAACTGGCTGAACGAGCCTATGCCCGTCGTAACTTCCGAAACTTTGTTCCCGTAGTTCGGCCTGGTTACGACATGCGCTGGTTTCATCGGGTTATTGCTGATGAGTTGCAGAAGGTCTATGAGCGCAAGACGCGAAAACTGATGATCTTCGTCCCGCCCCAGCATGGCAAATCAGAACTGTCTACCCGTTCGTTTCCAGCCTGGGTGCTCGGCAAAAACCCCAATGAGAAAATAGCTATTGTTTCTTACGCCGCCGGTATCGCTTCAAAGTTTAACCGGGATATTAAACGCCGGATGGAAATCAGTGCCTATCGCAACCTGTTTCCAAAAACGAGGCTATCCGACGGGCGGGATGGATATACTAAAAATAACCTGGAATTTGAGATTGTCGGTGCTGATGGGTACGGTTACTCTGTTGGGGTTGAAGGTGCGCTGACTTCAAAAACGGTAGATATGGGTATCATTGATGATCCTGTAAAAGACCGGCAAGACGCCCAATCGCTTACAATCCGCGAAAACACTTGGGATTTCTACACCGACGTATTCGAAACCCGCCTGCATAACGAATCCGTTCAGGTGCTGATTCAGACGCGTTGGCACGATGATGATTTATCGGGGCGCTTGCTCGTTCGCGATGGCATCTATAGCGAATATAATCCGACCGGTTGGCGGGTTGTCTCCTTCCCTGCCCTAAGAACCGAAGATCAGAACGACTTTGATCCCCGCCCCGTCGGTGTTGCCCTTTGGCCCGAACGTCATTCACAGGAGAAGATCGAAAAGATCAAAAAAGATAGCCCAGTCACCTTTAACGCGCTTTACCAGCAAGACCCTAAACCGTCACTTGACGCTTTGGTTTATCCGAACTGGCTGCAATGCGAAGCTTTCCCCAAATACTGCAACCGTGTTGTGTACGGCCTTGACTTTGGATTCACTAATGATCCGACCGCTTTGGTTCGCGTTGGTGTTGATCGCAAAGCCTGTTATTTGGAAGAACTAATTTACCAAACCGGCCTGACTACCTCAAAGTTGGCCGAACTAATGAAGGCTATCGGTATCAAGCCTTATGATCTCATCATTGCTGACAGCGAAGAGCCCAAAACCATCGCTGAACTTCAGCAACTCGGATTCACGGTATTGCCTGCCATTAAGGGGCCAGGTTCACTTAATGCGGGCATCAACAAAATGAACGAGTATCAGGTCTGGTATACCGCCGCAAGCTCTCACATTGCTAAAGAATCAAAGCGATACCAGTGGGTAATGGTCGGAAATAAGCCCACTAATATCCCCGTCGAAGGTCACGATCACGCTCTGGACGCCGCCCGTTACGCAGTTTACACTTTATTCAAACAAGATTCCTTCGGAGAAATTGAGGTTTACTAA
- a CDS encoding Acb2/Tad1 domain-containing protein → MSSLGESRVRTSFNPSQNDTVSTIKQDSAALINKINELPVPEKCTQNPGEFLRLKSLALTAIEEAAMWAVKAATI, encoded by the coding sequence ATGTCAAGCCTTGGCGAATCACGCGTACGGACATCGTTCAACCCATCCCAGAATGATACTGTTTCAACTATCAAACAGGACTCAGCAGCCCTAATTAACAAGATCAATGAGTTGCCAGTGCCAGAAAAATGCACTCAGAATCCTGGTGAATTTCTGCGTTTAAAGTCTCTGGCTTTAACTGCCATTGAGGAAGCAGCAATGTGGGCCGTAAAAGCGGCTACAATCTAA